In Kaistella faecalis, a genomic segment contains:
- a CDS encoding phosphoribosyl-ATP pyrophosphatase, which yields MGTKYSSLEELRRKKQLLKSEVAEIEDLITFDNTKESLSAFTNGFTDKYLKEEIKPDGETSVSLNTNEIVKEFSTSIKDTVLNRNAVYGFAKSDAGMNLVENALKIGAVTFVGNYARKSLYNTSWKKKIIGVALIYLAPIALRYVREKLENYQRNRTASSMEQLI from the coding sequence ATGGGAACGAAATACAGCAGCCTGGAAGAACTCCGACGTAAAAAACAGTTACTTAAAAGTGAAGTCGCAGAAATTGAGGATTTAATCACCTTCGACAACACTAAAGAAAGTTTGAGCGCCTTTACCAACGGTTTTACAGATAAATATCTAAAAGAAGAAATTAAGCCGGATGGTGAAACCAGTGTCTCGCTTAATACCAATGAGATTGTGAAAGAATTTTCGACCAGTATAAAAGATACAGTTCTCAACCGTAATGCAGTTTATGGATTTGCCAAAAGCGACGCCGGAATGAATTTAGTTGAAAACGCTCTCAAGATTGGCGCAGTAACTTTTGTTGGAAATTATGCCCGAAAAAGTCTCTACAACACAAGTTGGAAGAAAAAAATAATCGGCGTAGCACTTATTTACTTAGCTCCCATTGCACTAAGATATGTTCGTGAAAAACTTGAAAACTATCA
- a CDS encoding phage holin family protein, with product MLDLVKEYAEKRLDLLKMEATEKSSVTAGTFTFLAIAVVAGLFFLILFNIGLGLLIGSYLGNYAYGLLIMAGFYLLIILIVFLVRNSIKNAVANKIIQSLNS from the coding sequence ATGCTTGACCTTGTAAAAGAATATGCTGAAAAACGGTTAGATCTGCTGAAAATGGAGGCGACAGAAAAATCATCGGTCACCGCAGGAACTTTTACTTTTTTAGCTATTGCCGTTGTTGCGGGATTGTTCTTTCTAATATTGTTCAATATCGGTCTCGGATTACTTATAGGTTCATATCTAGGGAATTATGCATACGGTCTGCTGATCATGGCAGGTTTTTACCTCTTGATTATTTTAATCGTTTTTCTTGTACGAAATTCCATCAAGAATGCCGTGGCAAATAAAATTATTCAATCACTAAACAGCTAA
- a CDS encoding YtxH domain-containing protein, with product MSKKGNNAAGVLAGLLAGAAAGVVLGMLYAPEEGSETRKKIKNKANEVKDQAVDQYGRVSEKAKEQFQDVSGKVRDQYGNISSQVKETADKVVSSVKEGYDKYKDQAIAKTTEVVKDVENELDGLKS from the coding sequence ATGTCTAAGAAAGGAAATAATGCGGCAGGAGTTTTGGCAGGTTTACTTGCGGGCGCTGCAGCAGGTGTAGTTCTGGGGATGCTTTACGCTCCTGAAGAAGGATCTGAAACCAGAAAAAAAATCAAAAACAAAGCAAACGAAGTGAAAGATCAGGCTGTTGATCAGTACGGTAGAGTTTCTGAAAAAGCAAAAGAGCAGTTTCAGGATGTTTCCGGAAAAGTAAGAGATCAGTATGGTAACATTTCTTCTCAGGTTAAAGAAACTGCTGATAAAGTGGTATCTTCCGTTAAAGAAGGTTACGATAAATACAAAGACCAGGCGATCGCTAAAACAACTGAGGTTGTGAAGGACGTAGAAAATGAATTAGACGGATTGAAATCTTAA
- the cmk gene encoding (d)CMP kinase → MRKPVIAIDGYSSTGKSSISKIIAQRLGLVHMDTGALYRGITYFAIKNCSDANANGTIDLELLFSKLNEIKLRFEEVETELVLFLNDSDISKEIRSNEVSSQVSLIACQKEVRDFLMETQRSIASNGGVIMDGRDIGTVVLPDADYKFFLTASIEERTKRRFLELQSMGMESNEDEVRQNLITRDKIDSTREVAPLKQAHDAILIDNSTLTKQETIALILSYIKEF, encoded by the coding sequence ATGAGAAAACCTGTTATCGCCATCGACGGCTATTCATCGACCGGAAAAAGTTCAATATCTAAAATTATTGCACAGCGGTTAGGGCTTGTTCATATGGATACAGGTGCACTTTACAGAGGAATTACTTATTTTGCCATAAAAAACTGCAGTGATGCAAATGCAAATGGTACGATCGATTTGGAACTGCTTTTTTCTAAGTTAAATGAAATTAAACTCCGTTTTGAAGAAGTAGAAACCGAGCTTGTACTCTTTCTTAATGACAGCGATATTTCAAAAGAAATCAGATCTAATGAAGTATCATCACAGGTAAGTTTAATTGCCTGCCAAAAAGAAGTTCGTGACTTTTTGATGGAAACACAGCGGTCAATTGCTTCGAACGGCGGGGTGATAATGGACGGTAGAGATATTGGGACGGTTGTGTTGCCGGATGCCGATTATAAATTTTTTCTGACAGCAAGTATTGAGGAACGGACAAAACGTCGATTTCTTGAACTTCAGAGCATGGGTATGGAAAGTAATGAAGATGAAGTGCGGCAAAACCTGATTACCCGTGACAAGATTGACAGTACCCGTGAGGTGGCTCCGCTGAAACAGGCACATGATGCTATTCTTATCGATAACTCTACACTTACAAAACAGGAGACCATAGCACTGATTCTTTCATATATCAAAGAGTTTTAA
- the porQ gene encoding type IX secretion system protein PorQ, translating to MKKTASVSLLLFTTLLLAQEGTNVYPFLNIPVSARQAALGGDAVSVRDYDVSFAGVNPGLMNLEQDEMISLNYASYLSDSKYGTISYVKDLEEGHLVSLNARYMDYGKIPRTDESAVIDGEFGAMDASIGLGYAYQFDEDWTIGGSANFVSSRIDNYTSMAVVGNAGVTYHNRQSNETVALVFRNFGYQFKTFNGLRENVAFRVDLGYTKILDEFPVALTITAHDLQKLNISQDYNNNGQEISWSRKITDHLSFGAELFPQQAFNIRFGYNVKRGNELAVLDQRSFSGLSAGFGIKISSFRFDYAHVRYHNSSNVNLFGLTLDLIEVGGNRR from the coding sequence TTGAAAAAAACTGCTTCTGTTTCGCTTCTGTTATTCACTACCCTTTTGTTAGCCCAGGAAGGGACAAATGTTTACCCTTTCCTTAATATTCCGGTATCAGCGCGGCAGGCCGCTCTGGGAGGTGATGCGGTCTCTGTGCGGGATTACGATGTAAGTTTTGCCGGGGTAAACCCTGGTCTTATGAATCTGGAGCAGGATGAAATGATTTCTCTTAATTATGCCTCCTATCTTTCCGACTCAAAATACGGAACTATCAGTTATGTAAAAGATTTGGAAGAAGGCCATTTGGTAAGTCTGAATGCTCGGTATATGGATTACGGAAAAATACCCAGAACAGACGAAAGCGCAGTTATTGACGGCGAATTTGGTGCCATGGATGCCTCAATTGGACTTGGCTACGCTTATCAGTTTGATGAAGACTGGACCATCGGCGGAAGTGCAAATTTTGTCTCTTCAAGAATAGATAATTATACCTCGATGGCAGTTGTTGGCAATGCCGGTGTAACTTACCATAACAGACAAAGTAATGAGACGGTGGCACTCGTGTTCAGGAATTTTGGGTATCAGTTTAAAACTTTTAACGGTCTTCGGGAAAATGTAGCTTTCCGTGTGGATTTGGGTTACACAAAAATATTAGACGAATTTCCTGTGGCACTTACAATCACGGCTCATGATCTGCAGAAACTGAATATTTCTCAGGATTACAACAACAACGGACAGGAAATCAGCTGGAGCCGTAAAATAACAGACCACCTTTCCTTCGGTGCCGAACTGTTTCCGCAGCAGGCATTTAATATCAGATTTGGTTATAACGTAAAACGGGGTAACGAATTGGCTGTATTAGACCAGCGCAGTTTTTCGGGCCTTTCTGCAGGTTTCGGGATCAAAATTTCTTCTTTCCGTTTTGATTATGCCCATGTACGCTACCACAATTCCTCGAATGTAAATCTGTTCGGTCTTACTCTAGACCTTATTGAAGTTGGTGGAAACCGACGGTAA
- the pyrH gene encoding UMP kinase encodes MKYKRILLKLSGEALMGNRQYGIDNDRLKEYAAEIKKVVDKGCEVAIVIGGGNIFRGLAGAATGMDRVQGDYMGMLATVINGMALQGALEDAGIYTRLQSAIEMDKVAEPFIKRKATRHLEKGRVVIFGAGTGNPYFTTDTAATLRAIEIGADVILKGTRVDGIYDSDPEKNENAVKFNSLTFDEVYEKGLKVMDMTAFTLSHENKLPIIVFDMNKEGNLLKIVEGDNIGTLVNI; translated from the coding sequence ATGAAATATAAAAGAATTCTGCTTAAACTTAGCGGTGAAGCTTTAATGGGAAACCGACAGTACGGAATCGATAATGACCGGCTGAAAGAATATGCTGCGGAAATAAAAAAAGTGGTAGATAAAGGCTGCGAAGTTGCCATTGTAATCGGTGGTGGAAACATCTTCCGTGGTTTAGCAGGAGCTGCAACCGGTATGGACCGTGTTCAGGGCGATTATATGGGAATGCTGGCAACCGTAATTAACGGGATGGCGCTACAGGGCGCACTTGAAGATGCCGGAATTTACACCAGACTACAGTCCGCGATTGAAATGGATAAAGTGGCAGAACCTTTTATCAAAAGAAAAGCAACCAGACATCTGGAAAAGGGAAGAGTGGTAATTTTCGGTGCGGGTACAGGAAATCCATACTTTACAACCGACACTGCAGCAACGCTGAGAGCGATTGAAATTGGCGCTGATGTAATTCTAAAGGGAACAAGAGTCGACGGAATTTACGATTCAGATCCCGAAAAAAACGAAAATGCTGTAAAATTCAATTCCCTCACCTTTGATGAAGTATACGAAAAAGGTCTGAAAGTGATGGATATGACTGCCTTCACACTGAGCCACGAAAACAAACTCCCCATCATTGTTTTCGATATGAATAAAGAGGGAAACCTTCTTAAAATCGTAGAAGGAGATAATATTGGTACCTTAGTTAATATATAA
- the frr gene encoding ribosome recycling factor: MEDLEMIIDMVKQEMDAAMKHLDHAFQKIRAGRASTTMVQDVMVEYYGAPTPINQVANVMVPDAMTISIQPWDRTAIGAIEKAIINSNLGFAPMNNGENIILNVPPLTEERRRELAKHAKSETESTKITVRNARQDGMKELKKLDGVSEDLIKDAEEKIQVVTDKYVKMCDEHLKVKEAEIMKV, encoded by the coding sequence ATGGAAGATTTAGAAATGATTATTGATATGGTGAAGCAGGAAATGGATGCAGCCATGAAGCATTTGGATCACGCTTTTCAGAAAATCAGAGCCGGACGGGCATCTACAACAATGGTTCAGGACGTAATGGTTGAATATTACGGTGCACCAACGCCCATTAACCAAGTTGCCAATGTGATGGTTCCCGATGCGATGACGATTTCCATACAGCCGTGGGACCGAACAGCAATTGGAGCGATCGAAAAGGCGATTATCAATTCAAACCTGGGGTTCGCGCCAATGAACAATGGGGAAAATATTATCCTCAATGTACCACCATTAACTGAAGAAAGAAGACGTGAACTTGCAAAACATGCAAAATCTGAGACGGAATCCACAAAAATAACCGTCCGCAACGCGCGGCAGGATGGGATGAAGGAACTGAAAAAATTAGACGGAGTTTCCGAAGACCTTATTAAAGATGCAGAGGAAAAAATTCAGGTAGTAACAGACAAGTATGTGAAAATGTGCGATGAACACTTGAAAGTGAAAGAAGCAGAGATTATGAAAGTGTAA
- a CDS encoding NAD(P)H-binding protein, with protein sequence MKALVIGATGATGKDLVNQLLNDKDYEEVNIFVRKPVSLDNPKLKTHIVDFEKPEEWKDLVKGDVAFSCLGTTLKAAGSKEAQRKVDYDYQYNFAKTAKENSVDDYILVSSYGANPNSKIFYSRMKGELEHSIKALHFNKLMIFQPGMLDRKNSERTGEVLGGKIIRFANKFGVFTQQKPLPTDILAKAMINSSKIKSYGYSKIKLGNIFAFAEKSHD encoded by the coding sequence ATGAAAGCACTTGTTATTGGCGCAACCGGCGCAACGGGAAAAGATTTGGTTAATCAACTACTGAATGATAAGGATTATGAAGAGGTAAATATCTTTGTGCGCAAACCCGTGTCCCTAGATAATCCTAAACTCAAAACGCATATCGTCGATTTCGAAAAACCTGAAGAATGGAAAGATCTGGTGAAAGGAGACGTCGCTTTTTCCTGCCTGGGAACTACGCTGAAAGCTGCAGGAAGCAAAGAAGCGCAGAGAAAAGTAGATTATGACTACCAGTATAATTTTGCAAAAACTGCGAAAGAAAATAGTGTGGATGATTATATCCTGGTTTCATCGTACGGCGCAAATCCCAATTCAAAAATTTTCTATTCGCGGATGAAAGGTGAACTGGAGCACAGCATCAAAGCATTACATTTTAACAAATTAATGATTTTCCAGCCCGGAATGCTCGACAGAAAAAATTCCGAAAGAACCGGGGAAGTTTTGGGCGGAAAAATCATCCGTTTTGCCAACAAATTCGGTGTGTTTACCCAACAAAAACCTTTACCTACGGATATTTTGGCGAAGGCAATGATCAATTCTTCGAAGATTAAGTCTTATGGTTACTCTAAGATAAAACTGGGTAATATTTTTGCTTTTGCCGAAAAAAGCCACGATTAG
- a CDS encoding MmcQ/YjbR family DNA-binding protein codes for MDANEILDYCLAKKGVEETFPFDKETLVMKVGGKMFLLMSLEKQPLSIAVKTDPEWSAELREKHPQITGAYHMNKTHWNSVECDGLKRDLIMKLIDSSYDLILNSLTKKKREEVLNLL; via the coding sequence ATGGATGCCAACGAAATTCTGGATTACTGTCTCGCCAAAAAAGGGGTAGAAGAAACTTTTCCCTTCGATAAAGAAACATTGGTGATGAAAGTGGGAGGAAAGATGTTTTTACTGATGTCTCTTGAAAAACAGCCTTTAAGTATCGCAGTAAAAACAGATCCTGAATGGAGTGCCGAACTGCGGGAAAAACATCCCCAGATTACCGGCGCTTATCATATGAACAAAACCCACTGGAATTCGGTGGAATGCGATGGTTTGAAACGCGATTTAATTATGAAATTAATCGATTCTTCTTATGATTTAATCTTAAATTCCTTGACTAAAAAGAAGAGGGAAGAGGTTTTAAATTTGTTATGA
- a CDS encoding bifunctional riboflavin kinase/FAD synthetase — translation MKIIKNLHDYHEKTPLALSIGMFDGVHRGHQTIIKNLNSAAAHKGLESAILTFWPHPRTVFSPNDDLKLLNTIEEKTYLLEKNGVQHLFLKEFNEEFRNLTGEEFVKQILVEKLNVRHLIIGHDHTFGKNRSGDFKLLQKMGPDFGFEVEQVEAVDFLDTHISSTQVRNALTNADINAANEMLGYHYSVSGEVIHGKKLGRTIGYPTANILVNRMKILPKNGAYIVDVFSEEQQFKGMLSIGTNPTVEGKSLSVEVYILDFDSDIYDKKISVNFREFLHNEIKFESLEKLIERLDEDKRLTENFQF, via the coding sequence TTGAAAATCATCAAAAACCTTCACGATTATCACGAAAAAACGCCTTTGGCACTTTCCATCGGAATGTTTGACGGGGTTCACCGCGGGCATCAGACCATCATCAAAAATCTGAATTCCGCAGCTGCACACAAAGGTTTAGAGTCAGCGATTCTCACATTCTGGCCACATCCCAGAACAGTTTTCAGTCCGAATGATGATTTAAAACTTTTGAATACAATTGAAGAAAAAACCTATCTGCTCGAAAAAAATGGTGTACAGCATCTTTTTCTGAAAGAATTTAATGAAGAATTCAGGAATTTAACCGGCGAAGAATTTGTCAAACAGATTCTGGTTGAGAAACTGAACGTAAGGCACTTAATTATCGGCCACGATCATACTTTTGGGAAAAACCGGAGTGGTGATTTTAAGCTGCTCCAGAAAATGGGTCCCGATTTTGGATTTGAAGTTGAGCAGGTTGAAGCGGTAGATTTTCTGGACACCCACATCAGCTCTACTCAGGTAAGAAATGCACTGACGAATGCTGATATCAATGCAGCCAATGAAATGCTTGGCTACCATTATTCAGTTTCCGGAGAAGTGATTCATGGCAAGAAACTGGGCAGAACAATCGGCTATCCCACTGCAAATATTTTGGTCAATCGGATGAAGATTTTACCTAAAAACGGGGCTTATATTGTTGATGTTTTTAGTGAAGAACAACAATTTAAAGGGATGCTGAGTATCGGCACCAATCCTACGGTCGAAGGAAAATCACTTTCTGTGGAAGTGTATATCCTGGATTTTGACAGTGATATTTATGACAAAAAAATTTCAGTGAATTTCCGTGAATTCCTTCATAATGAAATCAAATTCGAAAGTCTGGAAAAACTTATTGAAAGACTGGATGAAGACAAAAGACTTACTGAAAACTTTCAGTTTTAA
- the atpD gene encoding F0F1 ATP synthase subunit beta, which translates to MANQIKGKISQIIGPVLDVVFADAAELPKIYDALEILKADGNKVILEVEQHIGEDTVRCIAMDATDGLQRGQEVISQGRQITMPTGDAVYGRLFNVVGDAIDGISEVSKENGLPIHREAPKFDQLSTSAEVLFTGIKVIDLVEPYSKGGKIGLFGGAGVGKTVLIQELINNIAKGHGGLSVFAGVGERTREGNDLLREMLESGIIKYGDEFMHSMENGGWDLSKVDLEEMKDSKCTFVFGQMNEPPGARARVALSGLTIAENFRDGDGQGQGRDVLFFVDNIFRFTQAGSEVSALLGRMPSAVGYQPTLASEMGAMQERITSTKNGSITSVQAIYVPADDLTDPAPATTFAHLDATTVLDRKIASLGIYPAVDPLASTSRILTPEILGDEHYDCAQRVKEILQKYKALQDIIAILGMEELSEDDKLSVYRARKVQRFLSQPFHVAEQFTGLKGALVDIKDTIKGFNMIIDGELDHLPEAAFNLKGTIEEAIEAGEKMLAENA; encoded by the coding sequence ATGGCAAACCAAATTAAAGGAAAAATCTCTCAAATTATCGGTCCTGTACTCGATGTAGTATTCGCAGATGCTGCGGAACTTCCGAAGATCTATGATGCACTGGAAATTTTGAAGGCGGATGGTAATAAAGTAATTCTGGAAGTAGAACAACATATTGGTGAAGACACTGTAAGATGTATCGCAATGGATGCAACTGATGGTCTGCAAAGAGGGCAGGAAGTTATTTCGCAAGGAAGACAAATCACCATGCCTACAGGAGATGCCGTATATGGCCGACTGTTTAATGTAGTTGGAGATGCTATCGACGGGATTTCTGAAGTTTCCAAAGAAAACGGTTTACCGATTCACCGTGAGGCTCCGAAATTCGATCAGCTTTCTACTTCAGCAGAAGTACTGTTTACAGGAATTAAAGTAATCGATTTAGTAGAACCTTATTCAAAAGGTGGAAAAATTGGTTTGTTCGGTGGTGCAGGTGTTGGTAAAACAGTATTGATCCAGGAATTGATTAACAATATTGCGAAAGGCCACGGTGGACTTTCAGTTTTCGCCGGAGTAGGCGAAAGAACAAGAGAAGGAAATGACCTTTTAAGAGAAATGCTTGAATCAGGCATTATTAAATATGGCGACGAATTCATGCACTCTATGGAAAATGGAGGATGGGATTTATCTAAAGTTGATCTGGAAGAAATGAAAGACTCTAAATGTACTTTCGTTTTCGGACAAATGAACGAGCCGCCTGGAGCAAGAGCACGTGTTGCACTTTCAGGTCTTACAATTGCGGAAAACTTCCGTGATGGTGACGGACAGGGACAAGGAAGAGATGTACTTTTCTTCGTTGATAACATCTTCCGTTTTACTCAGGCAGGTTCTGAGGTATCTGCACTTCTTGGGCGTATGCCATCAGCGGTAGGTTACCAGCCAACTTTGGCATCTGAAATGGGTGCGATGCAGGAAAGAATTACTTCAACTAAAAACGGTTCCATTACTTCAGTACAGGCGATCTACGTACCTGCGGATGATTTAACGGATCCAGCTCCGGCTACTACATTTGCTCACTTGGATGCAACTACAGTATTGGACAGAAAAATTGCTTCATTAGGTATTTATCCTGCGGTTGATCCATTGGCTTCAACTTCAAGAATCCTTACTCCTGAAATCTTAGGTGATGAGCATTATGACTGTGCACAGAGAGTAAAAGAAATCCTTCAGAAATACAAAGCATTACAGGATATCATCGCGATTCTTGGTATGGAAGAACTTTCAGAAGATGATAAACTTTCAGTTTACCGTGCAAGAAAAGTACAGCGTTTCCTTTCTCAGCCTTTCCACGTTGCAGAACAGTTTACAGGACTGAAAGGTGCATTGGTTGATATTAAAGATACCATCAAAGGATTCAACATGATCATTGACGGTGAATTAGATCATTTGCCAGAAGCTGCTTTCAACCTTAAAGGAACTATCGAAGAAGCGATTGAAGCTGGTGAGAAAATGTTAGCGGAAAACGCATAA
- a CDS encoding FoF1 ATP synthase subunit delta/epsilon, which translates to MNIKILTPEFVVFEGDVKSVLLPGKNGDFHIMKDHAAIVASLIGGKVRVFTNDIDEKYEKHFTKENEKESVFSFPVKSGVIEFSNNKGIILAE; encoded by the coding sequence ATGAATATAAAGATACTAACCCCGGAATTTGTAGTTTTTGAAGGCGATGTAAAATCAGTTTTACTTCCCGGAAAAAATGGCGACTTCCATATCATGAAAGATCACGCCGCAATCGTAGCTTCATTAATCGGTGGAAAAGTAAGAGTTTTTACCAATGATATTGATGAAAAATACGAAAAGCATTTCACGAAAGAGAACGAAAAAGAAAGCGTATTTTCTTTCCCTGTGAAAAGTGGAGTAATCGAATTCAGCAACAATAAAGGAATTATTCTCGCAGAATAA
- a CDS encoding B12-binding domain-containing radical SAM protein → MKDLLLITPPFTQLNTPYPATAYLKGFLNSKEIPSFQMDLGIEVILKVFSREGLQNLFSTEPDLARYSANAQRIWTLKQEYIKTIDQVILFLQGQNPTLARQVCSMNFLPEASRFNTIDDLEFAFGNMGLQDKAKHLCTLYLEDISDFIVECIDEDFGFSRYAERLGRSANSFDELYLKLAGSNTFIDEITLSILQEKLESVQPKLLCFSVPFPGNLYSAFRCAKFIKQNFPTVKVAMGGGFPNTELRELKDPRVFEFFDYITLDDGELPVELLHKNLENVDNTEFKRTFLLDNGEVIYQNNSLKTDYKQSEIGTPDYSDLPLQHYISVIEIANPMHSLWSDGRWNKLTMAHGCYWGKCTFCDISLDYIRLYEPVSAKILVDRMQELITKTGETGFHFVDEAAPPALMREVALEILRRNLVVTWWTNIRFEKSFSRDLCYLLKLSGCVAVSGGLEVASDRLLKLIDKGVSVEQVAKVTRNFTEAGIMVHSYLMYGFPTQTVQETVDSLEMVRQLFEMGILQSGFWHQFSMTAHSPIGISPEEFGVKPEKREIRFANNDIDFIDETGIDHSKFGFGLKKSLFNYMHGINFEMPLQDWFDFKIPNTNIHPDYIHDCLLVEDDFKFKGNSKIIFLAKNPVVENFVKSKKGNSWNVSQLTFHLNTNIVKIELDQEKAQWLLNIIQENPIEKPQKTTLLQLKNNFEESFDDFELFWFSKPVQQLRENGIILSL, encoded by the coding sequence TTGAAAGACCTTCTGCTCATCACGCCACCTTTTACACAACTCAATACTCCCTATCCCGCAACGGCTTACCTTAAGGGTTTCCTAAACTCCAAAGAGATTCCGAGCTTTCAGATGGATTTAGGAATTGAAGTAATTTTAAAAGTTTTTTCACGTGAAGGGCTACAGAATCTATTCAGTACGGAACCAGATCTTGCAAGATACTCAGCAAACGCGCAAAGAATATGGACTTTAAAACAAGAATACATCAAAACGATCGATCAAGTTATTCTTTTTCTTCAGGGACAAAACCCAACATTGGCGCGACAGGTCTGCAGCATGAATTTTTTACCCGAAGCATCCCGCTTCAACACGATAGATGATCTGGAATTTGCTTTCGGAAACATGGGTTTGCAGGATAAGGCAAAACATCTTTGCACTCTTTATTTAGAAGATATTTCAGACTTTATTGTTGAATGTATTGATGAAGATTTCGGGTTCAGCAGATATGCAGAACGCCTTGGCAGAAGTGCGAATTCCTTTGATGAGTTATATCTGAAACTGGCAGGATCCAATACTTTCATTGATGAAATTACGCTGAGCATTCTTCAGGAAAAATTGGAGTCGGTACAACCAAAACTTTTATGTTTTTCGGTCCCTTTTCCGGGAAATTTATATTCCGCTTTCCGTTGCGCAAAATTTATTAAACAAAATTTTCCTACAGTTAAAGTCGCGATGGGAGGCGGTTTTCCGAATACTGAATTAAGAGAGCTTAAAGATCCACGAGTTTTCGAGTTCTTCGATTATATCACTTTAGATGATGGCGAACTCCCGGTTGAGCTTCTGCATAAAAACCTTGAGAATGTCGACAACACTGAATTTAAGAGAACCTTTCTGTTGGACAATGGCGAAGTAATCTATCAAAATAATTCCCTTAAAACAGACTATAAACAGTCTGAAATTGGCACTCCCGACTATTCCGATTTGCCGCTGCAACACTATATTTCCGTGATAGAAATCGCGAATCCTATGCACAGTTTATGGAGCGACGGAAGATGGAACAAACTTACTATGGCCCACGGCTGTTATTGGGGGAAATGCACGTTCTGCGACATTTCTCTTGATTATATCAGATTATACGAACCTGTATCGGCAAAGATACTGGTAGACCGGATGCAGGAATTAATTACGAAAACGGGTGAAACGGGATTTCATTTTGTAGACGAAGCCGCTCCACCAGCGCTTATGCGGGAAGTTGCGCTCGAAATCCTTCGCCGAAATTTAGTTGTTACGTGGTGGACTAATATCAGATTCGAAAAAAGTTTCAGCAGAGATTTATGTTATCTGTTGAAACTTTCAGGATGCGTAGCAGTTTCAGGTGGTCTGGAAGTTGCCAGCGACCGCCTTCTCAAACTTATTGACAAAGGAGTTTCTGTAGAGCAGGTTGCGAAAGTAACCAGGAATTTTACCGAAGCAGGGATTATGGTTCACTCCTATTTAATGTATGGTTTTCCTACACAAACGGTTCAGGAAACTGTGGATTCACTGGAAATGGTGCGCCAGCTTTTTGAAATGGGAATTCTGCAGAGCGGTTTCTGGCATCAGTTTTCAATGACTGCACACTCGCCTATCGGAATCAGTCCCGAAGAATTCGGTGTAAAACCTGAAAAGAGAGAGATTCGGTTTGCCAATAACGATATTGATTTTATTGATGAAACTGGAATTGATCACAGTAAATTTGGATTCGGATTAAAAAAATCGCTTTTTAATTACATGCACGGAATCAATTTCGAAATGCCGCTTCAGGATTGGTTCGATTTTAAAATCCCAAATACAAACATTCATCCGGATTACATTCATGACTGTTTGTTGGTTGAGGATGATTTTAAATTCAAAGGGAATTCAAAAATTATTTTTCTGGCCAAAAATCCCGTTGTGGAAAATTTTGTGAAAAGCAAAAAAGGAAACTCCTGGAACGTCTCGCAGCTCACCTTCCATTTGAATACCAATATCGTAAAGATTGAGCTTGATCAGGAAAAAGCACAATGGCTTTTAAATATTATTCAGGAAAATCCAATTGAAAAACCGCAGAAAACTACACTTCTGCAACTGAAAAATAATTTTGAGGAGTCATTCGATGATTTTGAACTGTTCTGGTTTTCAAAACCGGTGCAGCAGCTCAGAGAAAACGGCATTATTCTGAGTCTTTAG
- the rnk gene encoding nucleoside diphosphate kinase regulator: MKQILITKQDFTRIHKSISDAKQNSSIKKDEAEKLLKELHSAKVVPSEEIPSDVVTMNSIVKFHFENNQKEMQFQIVYPAQADFKNGKVSIFSPVAAALIGYGVNDEIDWIVPSGTTKIIIDEIIYQPEAAGDFDL, from the coding sequence ATGAAACAGATTTTAATCACCAAACAGGATTTCACCCGAATACACAAATCAATTAGCGATGCCAAACAAAACAGCAGTATCAAAAAAGACGAAGCAGAAAAGCTGCTGAAAGAATTGCATTCTGCGAAAGTAGTCCCTTCAGAGGAAATTCCGTCCGATGTGGTGACGATGAATTCCATCGTGAAGTTTCACTTTGAAAATAACCAGAAAGAAATGCAGTTTCAGATCGTTTATCCGGCTCAGGCAGATTTTAAAAACGGTAAAGTTTCCATCTTTTCCCCTGTTGCGGCAGCCTTGATCGGCTATGGAGTGAATGATGAAATCGACTGGATTGTTCCTTCCGGAACCACAAAAATTATCATCGACGAGATCATTTATCAGCCCGAAGCAGCCGGAGATTTTGATCTGTAA